Part of the Sphingobacterium sp. LZ7M1 genome, TATTTTCGTTTAAACCGTCTGGCCCATTCCATATGTCTCTATCAACTTTGAAAACTAATAACTGAGAGGGAAAAACAATAATCTTGGCCAATCCTCCAATCCTCGTGGTGAGCAAAGTCGAACCCCATCCTCGTTCATTCCCACTTCTTGATCCATCCTCTAATCCCTTTAATCCTGGTTCATTCCCAGTTCTTGGTCCATCCTCAAATCCCTTTAATCCTGGTTCAAACTCCCCCTCATAAACCTCAACCAATTGCCGTTTGCAATCTTCTGTATATCTTCCTTCGCATAGCCTCTATTTCTTAGGATCGGGAATACTTTTTGGATATCGGCAATGGTTTCCAGATCATAGGGACATTGTTCTCTTCCAAATGCGCCATCCAAATCACTGCCTACTGCTACATGGTTGGTATTGCCGGCAATCTGACAGATATGGTCGATATTGTTGGCCATGATCTCCATATTGCAACCTGTTTCTTTTGGAGTAGATGTTCCCCGTATCCAATTTGGGACCATCATCCAGGCGTCCAGTGCAACGCCAATAACCGCATTTCTGTCAACCAGAGCCTTGATCATATCATCAGAAAATTGACGGTTATGATCAACAAATGTCCGGCAGTTGTTGTGACTGGCCCATATAGGACCTTTATATCGATCTAAAGCATCCCAAAATGCATCGTCATTGAGATGGGTTGCATCAAGGATCATCTGGAGGTTGTCCATTTCCTGGAGCAAGGCAATTCCATCCTGATTTAACTTTCCATTGGAATCCGTACCATTGGCATACCGACCTGGTCCATAATGGGCGGGACCAAGTGCACGAAGGCCATAATCATATGCCTTTTCAAGATATGACAGGTTAACGATGGAATCAGCACCTTCCAGGCTAAGGATATATCCGATGGCTTTTTTCACATCTCCAATATTATCATTCCAATGCTCGACATGGGCATCCAGTTCCGCTTTTGTCCGGATCATTTTTAGCTGCCCATCCTCTTCCATCGCTTTGTACCAAGCTAATTGCCCTTGAGTTTGTGCCCATGCCTGTTCGGGAGATAACCAACCTGGAAGAACACTTCCGTGCTCTACATACCTTGCAATCTGGGTGGCAACGACCAGACCTATGTTCCCTTTTCGAAGTTCATCGAAAGTGACGGTCGCTTTGCCGCGATCTGGTTTATCGACCATGCCCTCTTCCCTCCGGTTCAACTCTGAAATGGGGATCCGGAGATCTCGATTCCATTCCATGGCATTCATGCTTAGATCAAGGTGACCATCGATCAAAAAAGGCTGTACTTCCATAATATCCTTAAATATTTAACATTCTATTCCTCGCAACAACTTGCCAATTCTTAACCTTTTGATGGTCTGCGATGACCGAGACTTTATCATACAAGGCCACTGTTGGGCAGATATGCAAAGGAATGGCATAGAGTTCCGTACCTACTGGATACTCATTGCTATCATTGACGTTGAGCACCATATGTTCCTCACTCTGTAATATCGGAACTGCATCATCGGCATTCAAAAACTTAACCCTTGGCAATGGAGATTCCGAAGCGACAGCCTTGTAACCTAAGTCTATACATATGCGATGCTCATTGATCACGGATATCACTCGGGTCAAAAGTACTGCGGCGACTTCAAAAGCTTGTTCGGGTATTTTCTGGGAGTAACCCCAATCCCAAAACACAAAGGTTCCAGGGCTACAGGCCACATTAGGACGTTCAGCATGCCGTGTAAACGAAGGCGAACCGCCCACTACTATTTTCAATGGATAAGTACATTTTTCCTGAAAATAATCAAATGCAAGCTTGAGTAAATCATACCCTGAATCTGCCTCCTTTTCACGTATGGAAGCATCAACATTGTTGATCTGCCCATCATAGCCATGTATGCCCTCCAAAAGCAAGCTGTCCTGTTCAGCAATGCAGTTCCAGAGCTTTTCAATGTCTTTTATGGAAGCACCAGTCCTACCCATGCCTACATCAAGATCCAGGTAGAAGCTGGTTTTTATTCCCTGCTCCTTTGCCTGAAAATTGACTGTTGTAATAGATTCTACGTTATCCAATAAACAGGAAAAATGGGTGTTCGGATACTCTTGGATCAATTTCAGAAACCGTGAGATATTTGGTCCCACGGGCTGATAGGCCAAAAGGACATCCTTAGCATTACTCAATGCCAGCATTTCCGCTTCAGCAATGGTAGAACATTTAAACTGCTCAATACCTTCCTCAATCATCATCTTGCTCACTTCAAGCATTTTATGGGTCTTTGCATGAGGGCGCAACCTTGACGTATCATTGGCGACCATTCTTTTGAGCAAGCGAATATTACGGGTTATCCGATCAGGATACAGTAAAAGAGCAGGTGAAGCGATACAATCTGAATTTTTTACTTCAAACCACTTTTCCATGATTAGCCTTCATGTAATTCAAACATAGCCTCAATTTCCACCGGGATATTGTCTGGCAGTGAACCAAAGCCTACTGCTGATCGCACTCCAATACCATTTTCCTCGCCCCAAACCGAAGCAAACAATTCACTACAACCATTGATTACATAGGGATGTCTTTCAAAAGCAGGCGTGGCATTGACCATTCCTAAAACTTTGATAACGCGTTTTACTTTATTCAGCGAACCTAAATTGGCTTTTATCGTAGCCAGCATAGCCAGACCGACCTGTCTAGCAGCTACCTTACCAGCTTCCATGTCCATATCTTCACCAACGCGCCCGATGATTAAGGTTCCGTCATTTTGAACCGTACCATGACCAGATAAGTAAAGATATTTTCCATCGACCAAACATGGTTTGTACACCCCAAGTGGCTTTGGTGCTGGAGGTAATGTTAAACCTAATTTTTCAAATTGTTCATCTGCATTCCACATGATTTATTATTTTTTGATTAGTAATTTTTATATAAATAAAGATAAGATCATTACACCGATCAGACCAACCGTGGAGACAATAGCCTCCATCATGGACCATGATCGAAAAGTATCTTTTACCGATATTCCTAAATATTCTTTAAACATCCAAAATCCGGAGTCATTTACATGTGAAAACATGAGACTTCCCGCACCGATCGAAAGGACCATCAGGTTTGGATTGATATCAGTAGCCTGCAACAAAGGCAATAGCACACTTGCCGCAGTGAGTGCTGCAACTGTTGCCGAGCCTATGCATCCACGGATTATGGCCGTAATGATCCATGCTAAGATTAACGGATGGATAGGTAAGCCTTGCAGGGCCTCAGCCAATTTTAAGCTGACACCACTGGCCTCCATTACCTCTTTGAACACCCCAGAACCAGCAATTATCAAGAGGATCATCGCAATGTCCTTGACCGCATCTGCATACACCGACATTACGTCTTTGATGGGTCTGCCCTGAAAGATCCCTAAAGAAAACATAGCGTAGATAACTGCAATGAGCATAACGATATTTGCCGAGCCTAAAAATGCAATGATTTCATGCAAAAAGGTAGATTCTTTTGGTACTACATATGGTAAAACGGTAAAGAGAACAATCATGACCACCGGCAATAAAGCGGTAAAGAAGCTATTGAAAGCCCCAGGTTTAGGATAGTCCTCGTCCTCTGGTTTTGGATCTACCGGTTGAAAGATTTCAGATTTACCAGCCTTGATATTCTTGAGGGTTTTGCTGAACAAAGGACCGCCAATAATTATGGCAGGTATAGCAATGAGCAATCCATAGATCAATGTCAATCCCATATTGGCATTGAACAGGACCACCAAGGCTACTGGAGAGGGATGCGGAGGAATAAATCCATGGGTTACCGACAAAGCTGCCAACATCGGCAGACCGATGTAGACCAATGGTAATTTGTATTTATAGACTATTGAAAAAATTAGGGGAACCAAAAGCACAAAGCCTACGCCATAGAACAAAGGAATACCGACAATAAAACCTGTAAAGGCCATTCCCCATTGCAGATGCTTGACCCCAAACAGGCGAACCATAACGGTTGCAATATTTTCTGCTGCGCCACTATGGGCTATCAACTTTCCGAGCATGGCACCTAATACAATGATCAGGGTAAGCCCGCCCATGATAGATCCTATCCCCTTTTCAACTGTTCCCGGAATCTTTGCCAATGGAATTCCCAGGACGATAGCGGCTAAGATCGAAACGATCAGGAAGGCCAAAAAAGTGTTGATTTTAAAATAGGTAATGAAAATGATTAGCAACAATAGGCTAAGAAGTACGATTGTAAATACCATTTAGTTTATATTGAAGGTTAGGAAGCTTTCATAGCGAAAGCCTAAGGTAATTGCTATCCCTAAAATAGTAATACCTAGGCGAATAAGAGAGGGATTTTAAAAATAAATATTTCAGGGTTCTAAGGGGCATGAAGTTAATATTGCCCCATATTCAGAGTAGCTGTTAATGGAAAGGTTTGCCTTCTTTCAATAATTCTTTACGGATTCCGTCCAATACATCGGAGAGATATATGGATTTTTGATCTTTGTCGGGAGTAGATTTTTCAATGGCTTTGATACAGGAATAGTGTACCGCATTGACGATAGAGCCTCCCGATACAACATAGTTTTTCACGAGTTCCGGAATATCTACCTTTTCGTTCTTGTCATTAAAGAACAAGGCCTCTTCTGGAAAACTCAACTTCCATATTTTGGCGCGGTCTGCCGCTTCGGGAACAGTGAATTTCAAAATGGCATTGAACCTGCGCATAAAGGCATCATCAATATTATTTTTCATATTGGTAGCAAGGATTACCATGCCATTATACTCCTCAATACGTTGTAGCAGGTAAGAAACCTCTTGATTGGCATATTTATCATGGGCATCCCGAACATTGGTCCTTTTTCCAAATAAGGAATCCGCCTCATCAAAAAACAGGATCCAACCTTTGTCCTCGGCCTTTGCAAATATCTGTTCCAGATTTTTTTCGGTCTCCCCAATATATTTCGACATGACCATCGAGAGATCGATTTTGTACACATCCTTCCCGACTTCTTTGCCCAATAACCCAACGGTAAGCGTTTTACCGGTCCCTGAAGGACCGTATAGCAGGGCTTTATAACCATTGTTTATCCTACCCCCCATTCCCCATTCGTTGATCAGGATGCTGTTATATTTTAACCAGCTCTTCAATTCCTGGATCTGCTCTTGGAGCTCATCATTGATGACTAAATCTTTCCATTCCAATTTAGTACGGATTAATTTAGCTGGAAAATTAACACTGAACTTAGGCTGGGTAGACTCGCCATAGATAAATGCATCGAGGTATTCTTTGGAAATCAAGATCTTTCCACTCATCTCAGGCTCTCCTGCCGGAACATCATCTAACCATAGGATTTTTTTACTGTCAAAAATATGGTCAGCCCAAAACAGCTTATGGATTGCGGTCTTTTTATCAAAATCATCATCGCCTAAAAGAAAGACAGCAGTTTCACCCGTTGGGATAAATCCTCTAAAATCCTTTCCCCTTACCCCACCTATTTTTTGAAAATCTCCCGAGCGCTGCAGTTTAAAGTTTATGGCATTATCAAAGAGGTCGGCTTGCATATGAGGAGCCATCCCAATCAGTAATAGACAAGCTTCTTGTTCATTGAGTTGATGATGCTTGATAAATTCTTGCAGCTTTTTGGACCAGGTCCTATAAAGAGGTTTAGGCTTTTCAAATTCAGTTTCACCGGGAAACCAATTGCTCAAACGGTACAAGATCAACTGCTCCAGGAATTTGAGTTCTGCCGGGGCGTTGATATCAAGAAAGCTAATGCTTAGATCTGTATTTGCCTTTTTACTTTTCATTGAAATAGACTTTTGCTTTTTCCCAAACAGTCATGGCTACTTTCAAACCAAGCTTATGCCCCTCAGCAGTAGCCTTGGGAAAATGAATTCCCCCATAGATACAGGCAAGTCCCGCTTGCTCAGCAGCGAAAGAATAGGTCGGCCATTCCAGCACGATATCCATACATGGAGTTACCGCAGGTTCAATTTTTGAAGAACCCATTTTTAAGGTTGTCCTGCCTCCAAAGGCATCATTCCCTGTAAAGTTCTTCAGGATAACCGCAGCTGCGCGGCTAAAGCAACTGTGAGCAGAAATATATTCTGGGGTCGCTGGCGTTTTCAGATAAGGATTCCATTGATCCCCCTTAATCGTCTCTGTTCCTTTACAACTGCCTCCCCAAGCATGTACATGCAGGCCATTGAATAAGTTCCTGATCGCCGTAATAGGTCTGACAGATTGATATTGATGTTTGCATTCCCAACTAGCAATTGATGCATCCAACAACGCATTGCTGAGCACAAAGAAAAGCTTGATGCATTGGGAGTTCCTGTAGAATTCCTTTTGGGCAACGAACTGCGCTATCTCACACCAATGCCCAGGAGTCGTAAAGGTACCTCTGGCGTCTTCCCAGTAAGTAGCAATGACTTTCTGTTCATCCGTCAATGCAGCATTGATATCCAAGATTTCCCGGGCTTGTTGCTTGAACTCAGGTTGTTCCTTCGTAAAAGGTGCGTCAGGTCTAAATTGCCAGTTAAATGGAAGGGCAAAGGATTGTACCAAGCCCCAATGTGGAACATGGAATCGTTGGAAGCTGATTTTGGCTCCTTCCTTAATTTTTTGAAGGGGTTGCCAATAACTGAGATTATTCAGGTGTTCGGGAGGATTGATAGGTTTATAACCTGTATAGTCAGAAAATCTTGGCATATGCAGGCTTCCATAAGGATTGCTTCCATCCCCATATCGCTGTTCAATGGTTAATTTTGCCATAAGGTTGCCAATCCCTTCCGGCTTGGAAATGTCCAGGGTTTTATGGTCAGGATCGTAATCCAACTGGCACATAAAATCACGGAAAATATCCTTTTCTTCAGCTGGCAATTTTAACCAGAATAGGTTCACCAGAATCCGGTAAGCAGCATAACTGAAGGACTTACGGATATTATCCTTGGCACAATTTGATTTTGGGATTTTTATATATTTAGCTGTACTTGTGCTATAGGCACAGTTATCATATACAGACCATGCATCGTACATTGCTGTATGCATCATTGCCAATGCTCTTGCAGCCAATGGAGCAGAGGTTTTGGTCAACTTGATGGCCTCCAGCATAAGTTGATTCCATTTTAACACTAGCGGTTTTTCTGACATGATATTATACTATAAATTCATTCAATAATTCGTTCATAAGCCTCTAAAATTCACCTCCATTCTACATGGATAAGCTGTTTTAGCCATGGGAACTTGATCATATTCAAATTCCACGGCAGATAATCCAGCAACATATCGATAGGACCTTTTTCCACTTGTATCGTAATCTTTTCCATTCCCAGCTCTATTTTGCCTTTTCTCTGTAAAAAGCCTTCCCTTAACCCATCAACAGAAGTCTTTTTCAATATCTCCCAATTGGGGATACAGGCTTCCATCATAGCAATGACTTCCTCCTTTTCATCCTTGCTCATTTCTATTGATGTCGGGATTGCGGCTTTTATCGGATATGAGCATAGCAGTTTTGGAACTGTCAATTCATATTCCTTAGGCTGTTGCTTTCCAGTTGCTGCAAAATGTAATAGGTAGATAGCTTTTTCCTTAGCATCCAGAGAGATGAAATCTTTGTCTTTGACCAATCCCAACTGTTTGAATAATGAGTTTAAAAAGGGATGTAATAAAACCAACCCTACATGGTCCTGAAAAATAGCTTCTTTAATCTCGGTTATATCTTTAAATTCTTCAAAACTTCGTACCTGATCAATCACCGGATTGGCAAAGGAATTGTAATCCACTTTAATTTGCTCTATGCGATTTTTGAATTCAGCTGAGTCTGATTTAAAGAACTCTTTTGAAACGACCTGAAGCAAATCCAGCCAGAACTTCTCTCGCCAAACTATTTTGTTTCCAGCATTAATTTCCTTGTATTTGGATACAAAAGCGAAAAAATCCTTTACTATTTTATCCAATGATTTTTCCTGTTTTGGAGCTATTACTTTAATCAATGTATTCAAAAAGCTATCTGAATGTTGCCTCACTAATCGAATTCGGAAATTGGGACTACGTTCTACCTCCAGTATGAAATGATTCAAGGTTTCCATCTTACTAGAAAGGGATTCTAGGACATGTTCTTGCCAAGCATCTATCGGAAATTCAACATTCCAATCTAAATAGCCCTGTCGCAAATAAGAAATCCATTTATGAAAGTCCGAGAGAGTGGTATGCTGAATATTCACTCGATGGTTTAATGCTCTTTCTTTTAGTATCTGTTCTTCTAATTGCTGTTTTATGTTTTCTACTAATCTCCCATTGGATTTAATATGATCTAAATCCATTAGCTTAATAATACCCAGATCAATGGTCAAGGAATCTATTGATAACACTTCATCATCGTTGGATAAACCCGACAGGATTTCATCCATCAAAGGCACAAAAAACTCCCAATATTGATCACTTAGTTTTTGCTGAATGCTAAAACTAGCTTCTCCTTGTGATAATAGGAGCTCAATACGCTGTTTTCTGATGATATGCAGCATGATTTCACTTCTTATTTCCTAATAGCAGATTCTTGATTTCAAGTACATTGATTGCGGGTTGATATTTCTTTAATTCCGTTCCATCCCAATGATTATAGATCGCAGCTACATCAATTTTCGCTTTCCGCAACCTTTCAAAAGCGGCATTGAGTAGGGAAAGATCGGTTTTGTTCTTTTTCTTATGGTTGACCTGATCCAAGGCATAACAGACTACGGATTCCAAGACACGGTGCATCTGAGGTTTATTCAGGACCACGTAGTTCTTTGCCGTAGTTTTTTTGTTTTCAATGATTTGCGTAACTATAGCTTCCAGTTGGTTTATGGCCAGATTAGGATCGCTCAAATAATTTTGGACACTTTGAACAACCAGGTTTTTCTGGAGTTTCTCAGCAACTTGTTCTACTGCTGATCGATAGTGCATCATGCGTCTTTCTTTCAGTAGATTCAATTCTTTAGTATTACCTCGCTTTACCGTATTTAATACAGGAGCAATAGTTTTTTCTTCTTCCTTATTCTCTTTCTGGACCTTGCGGATGTAATCATAATTGGGTTGATTGTTTTGATCGCAACTGATGAATTGGTATTCACCAGGATAGGAAACCCGCCAGCAAAATGAAGCATTTACCTGGTCTAGGAAACTTTGTTGCATGCTGTAACTGTTTTCTTGGTTAACTTCACGATACAGGCAAGGATTATAGGTTTCAACCTGACTATTACATGGTTTACAAGTTTCGCAATCCACTAAATCTTCATAATTACGATGGAATAGGAAATTCAAGAAATCATCGCTGGAGAAATTTTCTATACAGGTTTTTTTCTTGGCAAGCCATTTCCTCCAGTTTTTGTATTTTGATTCAAAACAGCAATAATCATGAGGCGCTAGCCACAATATCCTCAACATTACATGGGCTGGTGCCAAACGGTATAAGATATCCTCCATTAGCATTCTTCCCGTTTTAGAGCGGAACCTTTTCGGCCATGCAGGTAGAGCTACGGTTGCAATAAAGGAATAGGGATCTATCGCTGGGACAAAGCAAATATCCGATTGATCGGAACATGGATCTTCTTGGTCAGCTTTCCAAGTGAAGCCACAATAGGAATAGGTTTCATTACAATATAGGCTTTGTCGAATTTCACAGTCTTCTTCACATCGAGGTCTGAGCAATATATGTTCGACAAACTGTAAACCTTCGGCATTAATGAGTTCTTTTGCCCGATCGACAGCCATGCACATCTCTTGCGAAGTTTCATAGCACTGAGGATTAAAGGCAATCTGCCTTCCATTAATAGAAAACTGTTCCCTATATTCCGGAAGGTTGAAATCCATTGCAATTCCAAATGAATTGCTGCTGCAATCCAGGATGGATTGATAATTTTCGAAATTGCTGAGCATATAGCTGGTCAAGCTGTACAACCGCATGGCCATATAGCAATTATCAATTGGGCAGGAAGTTTTCCAAGCCACATAACAGGTAGGCTCCTCCTCCACTGGATCTGAACAGCCACAGTTTACAGTATTCTCCTCTTTACATGAATTAAAGCCAGGCAGTTTTATTTCTATCTGATATTGATAGCCTTCATTATTTTGATTTTTGCTTCGGGTAATAGGAAAAAAGCAGAGAAAAAGTTCCAATTGCTCTTTAAATGATTCGACAGTCCAACCTTGGTTATAAGATTGGAGTATTACCTGTCCGTTTTTGTCCTTTATAAAAACAAATTCCTTTTCAACGACATATTCAATTCCTAATGCCTGTAATTCCTCCAGATAATCAAAAAGAAGGTCACAATATTCTTGGTTGTCATTTGCTCCAAACCTTTTGGTTGCAAAAGGTTTTCCGCCTTCATCGTGAAAAATCAAAGCATTATCTTCATTAGAAATAGAATAGGCATTTCTTTCATGAAAGCGTTTGAATTGATCATATAGATCAAGGACAACCTGATTTCTCTTTTTGGCCGTATCGTATGTGCATGGGTGGATCAAGAAGTCTGCACCGCAATTAATATAGAATGAAAAGCAGCAATCTTCCTTCCGCTGATATTTTCGGAAACCGATGTTGGATTGAACGGCACAGATCAGGTTCTCGACACCTGCCAGTCCCCATGCCTCTTCCTCAGTGAAAAAGCGTTGGGTACTTTCCGCCAATACTTCGCGGATATAGATCCGAAAATCACCTTTTCCATCATCATTAAAATCACAGTCAACATATAAATTGCCTG contains:
- a CDS encoding dipeptidase, which encodes MEVQPFLIDGHLDLSMNAMEWNRDLRIPISELNRREEGMVDKPDRGKATVTFDELRKGNIGLVVATQIARYVEHGSVLPGWLSPEQAWAQTQGQLAWYKAMEEDGQLKMIRTKAELDAHVEHWNDNIGDVKKAIGYILSLEGADSIVNLSYLEKAYDYGLRALGPAHYGPGRYANGTDSNGKLNQDGIALLQEMDNLQMILDATHLNDDAFWDALDRYKGPIWASHNNCRTFVDHNRQFSDDMIKALVDRNAVIGVALDAWMMVPNWIRGTSTPKETGCNMEIMANNIDHICQIAGNTNHVAVGSDLDGAFGREQCPYDLETIADIQKVFPILRNRGYAKEDIQKIANGNWLRFMRGSLNQD
- a CDS encoding D-TA family PLP-dependent enzyme, with the translated sequence MEKWFEVKNSDCIASPALLLYPDRITRNIRLLKRMVANDTSRLRPHAKTHKMLEVSKMMIEEGIEQFKCSTIAEAEMLALSNAKDVLLAYQPVGPNISRFLKLIQEYPNTHFSCLLDNVESITTVNFQAKEQGIKTSFYLDLDVGMGRTGASIKDIEKLWNCIAEQDSLLLEGIHGYDGQINNVDASIREKEADSGYDLLKLAFDYFQEKCTYPLKIVVGGSPSFTRHAERPNVACSPGTFVFWDWGYSQKIPEQAFEVAAVLLTRVISVINEHRICIDLGYKAVASESPLPRVKFLNADDAVPILQSEEHMVLNVNDSNEYPVGTELYAIPLHICPTVALYDKVSVIADHQKVKNWQVVARNRMLNI
- a CDS encoding RidA family protein — encoded protein: MWNADEQFEKLGLTLPPAPKPLGVYKPCLVDGKYLYLSGHGTVQNDGTLIIGRVGEDMDMEAGKVAARQVGLAMLATIKANLGSLNKVKRVIKVLGMVNATPAFERHPYVINGCSELFASVWGEENGIGVRSAVGFGSLPDNIPVEIEAMFELHEG
- a CDS encoding gluconate:H+ symporter, which produces MVFTIVLLSLLLLIIFITYFKINTFLAFLIVSILAAIVLGIPLAKIPGTVEKGIGSIMGGLTLIIVLGAMLGKLIAHSGAAENIATVMVRLFGVKHLQWGMAFTGFIVGIPLFYGVGFVLLVPLIFSIVYKYKLPLVYIGLPMLAALSVTHGFIPPHPSPVALVVLFNANMGLTLIYGLLIAIPAIIIGGPLFSKTLKNIKAGKSEIFQPVDPKPEDEDYPKPGAFNSFFTALLPVVMIVLFTVLPYVVPKESTFLHEIIAFLGSANIVMLIAVIYAMFSLGIFQGRPIKDVMSVYADAVKDIAMILLIIAGSGVFKEVMEASGVSLKLAEALQGLPIHPLILAWIITAIIRGCIGSATVAALTAASVLLPLLQATDINPNLMVLSIGAGSLMFSHVNDSGFWMFKEYLGISVKDTFRSWSMMEAIVSTVGLIGVMILSLFI
- a CDS encoding ATP-binding protein; amino-acid sequence: MKSKKANTDLSISFLDINAPAELKFLEQLILYRLSNWFPGETEFEKPKPLYRTWSKKLQEFIKHHQLNEQEACLLLIGMAPHMQADLFDNAINFKLQRSGDFQKIGGVRGKDFRGFIPTGETAVFLLGDDDFDKKTAIHKLFWADHIFDSKKILWLDDVPAGEPEMSGKILISKEYLDAFIYGESTQPKFSVNFPAKLIRTKLEWKDLVINDELQEQIQELKSWLKYNSILINEWGMGGRINNGYKALLYGPSGTGKTLTVGLLGKEVGKDVYKIDLSMVMSKYIGETEKNLEQIFAKAEDKGWILFFDEADSLFGKRTNVRDAHDKYANQEVSYLLQRIEEYNGMVILATNMKNNIDDAFMRRFNAILKFTVPEAADRAKIWKLSFPEEALFFNDKNEKVDIPELVKNYVVSGGSIVNAVHYSCIKAIEKSTPDKDQKSIYLSDVLDGIRKELLKEGKPFH
- a CDS encoding vanadium-dependent haloperoxidase, with protein sequence MSEKPLVLKWNQLMLEAIKLTKTSAPLAARALAMMHTAMYDAWSVYDNCAYSTSTAKYIKIPKSNCAKDNIRKSFSYAAYRILVNLFWLKLPAEEKDIFRDFMCQLDYDPDHKTLDISKPEGIGNLMAKLTIEQRYGDGSNPYGSLHMPRFSDYTGYKPINPPEHLNNLSYWQPLQKIKEGAKISFQRFHVPHWGLVQSFALPFNWQFRPDAPFTKEQPEFKQQAREILDINAALTDEQKVIATYWEDARGTFTTPGHWCEIAQFVAQKEFYRNSQCIKLFFVLSNALLDASIASWECKHQYQSVRPITAIRNLFNGLHVHAWGGSCKGTETIKGDQWNPYLKTPATPEYISAHSCFSRAAAVILKNFTGNDAFGGRTTLKMGSSKIEPAVTPCMDIVLEWPTYSFAAEQAGLACIYGGIHFPKATAEGHKLGLKVAMTVWEKAKVYFNEK
- a CDS encoding contractile injection system tape measure protein, with translation MLHIIRKQRIELLLSQGEASFSIQQKLSDQYWEFFVPLMDEILSGLSNDDEVLSIDSLTIDLGIIKLMDLDHIKSNGRLVENIKQQLEEQILKERALNHRVNIQHTTLSDFHKWISYLRQGYLDWNVEFPIDAWQEHVLESLSSKMETLNHFILEVERSPNFRIRLVRQHSDSFLNTLIKVIAPKQEKSLDKIVKDFFAFVSKYKEINAGNKIVWREKFWLDLLQVVSKEFFKSDSAEFKNRIEQIKVDYNSFANPVIDQVRSFEEFKDITEIKEAIFQDHVGLVLLHPFLNSLFKQLGLVKDKDFISLDAKEKAIYLLHFAATGKQQPKEYELTVPKLLCSYPIKAAIPTSIEMSKDEKEEVIAMMEACIPNWEILKKTSVDGLREGFLQRKGKIELGMEKITIQVEKGPIDMLLDYLPWNLNMIKFPWLKQLIHVEWR